A window of Corallococcus macrosporus DSM 14697 contains these coding sequences:
- a CDS encoding immunity 52 family protein, giving the protein MTERPVPEGYYAGAYWGPRKESPEECAQRAANFLNLLAPHDPLLAHWYKPARSAKDARKHPLMPPDVPTLTGLFRRGVNRERGGPAIEQLGYTLWFDNGGGKFDRAGLQILCGCYSEAVSNACVLTLPSTGPEAERVGAVPVLAGAVRSMAMTWDPDWAVATSDSFRRLMREPSKSSAFVGWVTYLSRRRGMVPPLPAPVRIEPVEDKGTLIILTPERLTARNPEHVEQGRRVCELLARAGRM; this is encoded by the coding sequence GTGACCGAGAGACCTGTGCCTGAGGGCTACTATGCAGGTGCCTACTGGGGACCTCGAAAGGAGTCGCCCGAAGAGTGCGCTCAGCGCGCGGCAAACTTCCTCAACCTCCTGGCCCCGCATGACCCGCTGCTAGCTCACTGGTACAAGCCTGCCCGGTCAGCCAAGGACGCGCGCAAGCACCCACTGATGCCGCCCGATGTGCCCACGCTCACCGGTTTATTCCGGCGCGGCGTCAACCGCGAGCGTGGCGGGCCAGCCATCGAGCAACTGGGGTACACCCTCTGGTTCGACAACGGCGGTGGGAAGTTCGACAGGGCAGGACTTCAGATTCTCTGTGGGTGTTACTCAGAGGCAGTCTCCAATGCGTGCGTATTGACCCTGCCCAGCACTGGCCCGGAAGCAGAGCGGGTGGGCGCCGTTCCTGTGCTGGCCGGAGCGGTGCGGAGCATGGCTATGACCTGGGACCCTGACTGGGCGGTCGCCACCTCCGATAGCTTCAGGAGGTTGATGCGCGAACCGTCCAAGTCGAGCGCGTTCGTAGGCTGGGTCACGTACCTGTCGCGGCGTCGGGGGATGGTGCCACCGCTGCCTGCTCCTGTCCGCATCGAGCCAGTTGAGGACAAGGGCACGCTGATCATCCTCACACCCGAGCGCCTGACGGCGAGGAACCCTGAGCACGTCGAGCAGGGCCGCCGTGTGTGCGAGTTGCTGGCCAGAGCTGGCCGCATGTAG
- the cas7i gene encoding type I-B CRISPR-associated protein Cas7/Cst2/DevR has translation MSLHVFAAFVTPLGTAANNRGLTEGNITSLQKLVWNGQVHTTVSAESIRFALRRRLNALEPCNRTYDDALRANEWKDKDFSAWAAKSKEKTYIDDDLLGFMAAEGAKQEGDKGTAKVRRAVLEVSRAVSLTPWSGDVTFNAASPGATPSAQKKGSNPVPYGTEMHATRYQYGVALTPDALRVPARAVTALNQLCALGPVAGNHGRFLFDFSPESVVFRLTQEAAPRILYAFEPSSRPGGVELAALLRKVKSGDVPAKELVLGGQAVEGLSAEEREVLSGAELHAGVVAACRAACKRMEAGKR, from the coding sequence ATGAGCCTTCACGTCTTCGCCGCCTTCGTCACGCCGCTGGGAACCGCCGCCAACAACCGGGGCCTCACCGAGGGGAACATCACCAGCCTCCAGAAGCTGGTGTGGAACGGCCAGGTCCACACCACCGTCTCCGCCGAGTCCATCCGCTTCGCCCTGCGGCGGCGCTTGAATGCGCTGGAGCCGTGCAACCGCACCTATGACGACGCGCTGCGCGCCAACGAATGGAAGGACAAGGACTTCAGCGCCTGGGCCGCGAAGTCGAAGGAGAAGACATACATCGATGATGACCTGCTGGGCTTCATGGCCGCGGAGGGCGCGAAGCAGGAAGGCGACAAGGGCACCGCGAAGGTCCGCCGCGCGGTGCTGGAGGTGTCCCGGGCGGTGAGCCTCACGCCGTGGTCCGGGGACGTCACCTTCAACGCCGCGAGCCCGGGGGCCACGCCCTCCGCGCAGAAGAAGGGGAGCAACCCCGTCCCCTACGGCACGGAGATGCACGCGACGCGCTACCAGTATGGCGTGGCGTTGACGCCGGACGCGCTCCGGGTCCCCGCCCGCGCGGTGACCGCGTTGAACCAGCTCTGCGCGTTGGGGCCCGTCGCTGGCAACCATGGCCGCTTCCTCTTCGACTTCAGTCCGGAGTCGGTCGTCTTCCGGCTCACGCAGGAGGCCGCGCCGCGCATCCTGTACGCCTTCGAGCCGTCCTCCCGACCGGGCGGCGTGGAGCTCGCCGCGTTGCTGCGCAAGGTGAAGAGCGGGGACGTCCCCGCGAAGGAGTTGGTGTTGGGCGGTCAGGCGGTGGAGGGGCTGAGCGCCGAGGAGCGAGAGGTCCTGTCGGGCGCGGAGCTGCACGCGGGCGTGGTCGCCGCCTGCCGCGCGGCGTGCAAGCGGATGGAGGCGGGGAAGAGGTGA
- the cas5 gene encoding type I-MYXAN CRISPR-associated protein Cas5/Cmx5/DevS has translation MIALELSVPVACWRKGRARELVETEVLPPPATCYGALLSLVGEQDRERHRGCRVTAGVLNAPVISTVLRTFWRSKNLKVAKGNDENAAPDQQQLVIEARLVVWCDSGEEVDSRESLEVRVIRAMLEPGTVTRSGAWSLGESTHLINDAHLLPAGRPPASCRTFLVAPAGALTLPVWVDHVGTRGSRYAVGLLEDVLEAPAVQRLPRIPLAEGAG, from the coding sequence GTGATCGCGCTCGAACTGTCCGTGCCCGTGGCGTGCTGGCGCAAGGGGCGGGCGCGCGAGCTGGTGGAGACGGAGGTCCTGCCGCCTCCCGCGACGTGCTACGGCGCGTTGTTGTCGCTCGTCGGCGAGCAGGACCGGGAGCGGCACCGGGGCTGCCGGGTGACGGCGGGGGTGCTGAACGCGCCCGTCATCAGCACGGTGCTGCGCACCTTCTGGCGCTCGAAGAACCTGAAGGTCGCCAAGGGGAATGACGAGAACGCCGCGCCGGACCAGCAGCAACTCGTCATCGAAGCGCGGCTGGTGGTGTGGTGTGACAGCGGGGAGGAGGTTGACTCCCGGGAGTCGCTGGAGGTCCGTGTCATCCGGGCGATGCTCGAGCCTGGCACGGTGACGCGGAGCGGGGCGTGGTCCTTGGGTGAGTCCACGCACCTCATCAACGACGCACACCTGCTGCCAGCGGGGCGCCCACCCGCGAGCTGCAGGACCTTCCTGGTCGCGCCAGCGGGTGCCCTCACCCTGCCGGTCTGGGTGGACCATGTGGGCACTCGCGGCTCCCGCTACGCGGTGGGGCTGCTCGAAGACGTCCTGGAGGCGCCCGCGGTCCAGCGGCTCCCGCGGATTCCGCTCGCGGAGGGCGCTGGGTAG
- a CDS encoding type I-MYXAN CRISPR-associated endonuclease Cas4/Cas1: MNVPVTSPKPDVAEPSIRTHALHALAYCERLFYLEEVEELRVADASVFAGRRLHVQLQEEGERVELELASEALGLHGRVDALRTREGTLVVHEHKRGRHAPGRDAPEAWPSDRLQAGAYALLVEERFPGTPVECRVRYHQTDTTVSFPLDAALRRDVAAAVSRARLLRASRERPPVTPEERKCAKCSLAPVCLPEEERSGAGEERPRLFPEDDVRLVLHVTTPGARVGKSSEQLVVTPPDGEGEPTRQPGRMVSALIAHGAVQVSAQALAYCVENDIGVHWFTSGGRYLGGLTGGAGSVHRRLRQFEALRQEAVCLGLARRLVAAKLEGQLRFLMRASRGDTESRKVLASAVRDLRELLPKCAEAPSLEVLLGLEGAGAARYFGALPYLQGEDVDARLRFDGRNRRPPRDRFNAALGFLYGLVHREVEAAIRAVGLDVAFGFYHQPRGSAGPLGLDVMELFRVPLADMPLVASVNRRAWDADADFEVTSEHVWLSKTGRAKAIELYERRKRETWKHNVLGYSLSYARLVELEVRLLEKEWTGKPGLFATFRLR; encoded by the coding sequence ATGAACGTACCTGTCACGAGTCCGAAGCCCGATGTCGCCGAGCCGTCCATCCGCACGCACGCATTGCACGCGCTGGCGTACTGCGAGCGGCTCTTCTACCTGGAAGAGGTGGAGGAGCTGCGCGTGGCCGACGCCTCCGTGTTCGCGGGGCGGCGGCTGCACGTCCAGCTTCAAGAGGAAGGAGAGCGCGTCGAACTGGAGCTGGCCAGCGAGGCCCTGGGGCTTCATGGTCGGGTGGATGCGCTGAGGACGCGCGAGGGCACCCTGGTCGTCCACGAGCACAAGCGCGGGCGTCACGCGCCTGGCCGGGACGCACCGGAGGCCTGGCCGAGCGACCGGCTCCAGGCGGGGGCCTACGCGCTCCTGGTGGAGGAGCGCTTCCCGGGGACGCCCGTGGAGTGCCGGGTCCGGTACCACCAGACGGACACGACGGTGTCTTTTCCGTTGGACGCGGCGCTGCGGCGCGACGTGGCGGCGGCGGTGTCGCGGGCCCGGCTGTTGCGCGCGTCACGGGAACGTCCGCCGGTGACGCCGGAGGAGCGCAAGTGCGCGAAGTGCTCGCTGGCGCCCGTGTGTCTCCCGGAGGAGGAGCGGAGCGGCGCTGGCGAGGAGCGGCCTCGGCTGTTCCCGGAGGACGACGTGCGGTTGGTGCTGCACGTCACGACGCCTGGGGCGCGGGTGGGGAAGTCGTCGGAGCAACTGGTGGTGACGCCTCCAGACGGGGAGGGCGAGCCGACCCGGCAGCCAGGGCGAATGGTGTCGGCGCTCATCGCGCACGGGGCGGTGCAGGTGAGCGCGCAGGCGCTGGCGTACTGCGTGGAGAACGACATCGGCGTGCACTGGTTCACGTCCGGGGGGCGGTACCTGGGCGGGTTGACTGGCGGGGCGGGGAGCGTCCACCGGCGGCTGCGGCAGTTCGAGGCGCTCCGGCAGGAGGCGGTGTGCCTGGGGCTCGCCCGGCGCCTGGTGGCGGCGAAGCTGGAGGGGCAGCTCCGCTTCCTGATGCGCGCCTCGCGCGGTGACACGGAGTCGCGTAAGGTGTTGGCCTCGGCGGTGCGGGACCTCCGGGAGTTGTTGCCGAAGTGCGCGGAGGCGCCGTCGTTGGAGGTGCTCCTGGGGCTGGAGGGGGCGGGCGCGGCGCGGTACTTCGGGGCGCTGCCGTACCTGCAAGGCGAGGACGTGGACGCGCGGCTGCGCTTCGATGGCCGCAACCGGCGGCCCCCGAGGGACCGGTTCAACGCGGCGCTCGGCTTCCTGTACGGGCTGGTCCACCGGGAGGTGGAGGCGGCCATCCGGGCGGTGGGGCTGGACGTGGCGTTTGGCTTCTACCACCAGCCTCGGGGCTCGGCGGGGCCGCTGGGCCTGGACGTGATGGAGCTGTTCCGGGTGCCGCTGGCGGACATGCCGCTGGTGGCCTCGGTGAACCGGCGGGCGTGGGACGCGGACGCGGACTTCGAGGTGACGTCCGAGCACGTCTGGCTCAGCAAGACGGGGCGGGCGAAGGCCATCGAGCTGTACGAGCGGCGCAAGCGGGAGACGTGGAAGCACAACGTGCTGGGGTACTCGCTCAGCTACGCGCGGCTGGTGGAGCTGGAGGTCCGGCTGCTGGAGAAGGAGTGGACCGGCAAGCCAGGGCTGTTCGCGACGTTCCGCTTGAGGTGA
- the cas8a1 gene encoding type I-MYXAN CRISPR-associated Cas8a1/Cmx1, producing the protein MSSRKKALPAPLTVRLYAPGMTPLLRAGAGGLAASLRAILGDAAPWPAPVPLGPGTATVAPEAIHLDWGGEPPEATLRALFGASFQVRQGFIDLPGTRAPGAPEPPPALAAALHDALKVTFLQHGKSTQGGARRRVTFEVDAQPVVVESQGYESFVHQTAWRDVLKALESGTTSLASWAYPGAAERHLGVRVTKVEYTAAEALCACFALVGCVSYKLPQLRGGAFVALAPTDLVRFAELRPRLTPMRLHDVAVAGAADAVLAAQLVLAQESGKRRLGAVLGTTEAVALRQMPWNAQQKIRGAVVRQDAVREAVLDRYEAAAAALPHTLRVRKPEGKAKGDAGYFIATSALRAFITENLAAARPWYAGFATATTAEGRFIHTYRDRDNLGALLWHERKGLTTMHSYLGDAEQWLVQSVHLALRARFRSIYKDTEHSPKATRSNRLKGERERLRLGFAGAKTPEQVRAALADLWSRAGSNSELQEHWREVLPLLGPERWREARDLALVALASYQSQGPEAAELESADDESAADEQS; encoded by the coding sequence GTGAGCTCGCGGAAGAAGGCGCTGCCTGCGCCGCTCACCGTCCGGTTGTATGCGCCGGGGATGACGCCGTTGCTGCGCGCGGGCGCGGGTGGGCTGGCGGCGTCCCTCCGCGCCATCCTTGGCGATGCCGCTCCCTGGCCAGCGCCCGTTCCGTTGGGGCCCGGGACGGCGACGGTGGCGCCGGAGGCCATCCACCTGGATTGGGGCGGCGAGCCGCCGGAGGCCACGCTCCGGGCGCTGTTCGGCGCGTCGTTCCAGGTGAGGCAGGGCTTCATCGACCTGCCGGGCACGCGCGCTCCCGGTGCGCCGGAGCCGCCGCCCGCGCTGGCCGCCGCGCTGCACGACGCGCTCAAGGTGACGTTCCTCCAGCATGGCAAGTCGACGCAGGGGGGCGCGCGCAGGCGAGTCACCTTCGAGGTGGACGCGCAGCCCGTCGTCGTCGAGTCCCAGGGCTACGAGTCCTTCGTCCACCAGACGGCCTGGCGGGATGTGCTCAAGGCGCTGGAGTCGGGTACGACGTCGCTGGCGAGCTGGGCATACCCCGGCGCGGCGGAGCGGCACCTCGGCGTTCGTGTCACGAAGGTGGAGTACACGGCGGCGGAGGCGCTCTGCGCGTGCTTCGCGCTGGTGGGGTGTGTCTCCTACAAGCTGCCGCAGCTCCGGGGCGGCGCCTTCGTGGCGCTGGCCCCCACGGACCTGGTCCGCTTCGCGGAGCTGCGCCCCAGGCTGACGCCCATGCGGCTGCATGACGTGGCGGTGGCGGGGGCCGCGGACGCGGTGCTCGCCGCGCAACTGGTGCTGGCGCAGGAGTCGGGGAAGCGACGGCTGGGCGCGGTGCTGGGGACCACCGAGGCCGTGGCGCTGCGGCAGATGCCGTGGAACGCGCAGCAGAAGATTCGCGGCGCGGTGGTGCGGCAGGACGCCGTGCGCGAGGCCGTGCTGGACCGCTACGAGGCCGCCGCCGCCGCGCTCCCCCACACGCTGCGCGTCCGGAAGCCCGAGGGCAAGGCGAAGGGCGATGCGGGCTACTTCATCGCGACCAGCGCGCTGCGCGCCTTCATCACGGAGAACCTCGCGGCCGCGCGTCCCTGGTACGCGGGCTTCGCCACGGCGACGACGGCGGAGGGGCGCTTCATTCACACCTACCGCGACCGGGACAACCTGGGCGCACTGCTGTGGCACGAAAGGAAGGGGCTCACCACCATGCATTCGTATCTGGGAGATGCCGAGCAGTGGCTCGTCCAGAGCGTCCACCTCGCACTGCGTGCCCGGTTCAGGAGCATCTACAAGGACACCGAACACAGTCCGAAGGCCACGCGCTCCAACCGGCTCAAGGGGGAGCGTGAGCGGCTGCGGTTGGGCTTTGCCGGCGCGAAGACGCCGGAGCAGGTGCGCGCGGCGCTGGCGGACCTGTGGAGCCGGGCAGGCAGCAACAGCGAACTCCAGGAGCACTGGCGGGAGGTCCTGCCGTTGCTGGGCCCTGAGCGGTGGCGCGAGGCCCGTGACCTCGCGCTGGTGGCGCTGGCCAGTTACCAGAGCCAGGGCCCCGAGGCGGCGGAGTTGGAGTCTGCGGACGATGAGTCCGCCGCGGATGAGCAGTCTTGA
- a CDS encoding IS4 family transposase, with amino-acid sequence MSKSITHAEVHRFIEEAVGPDTHAKRVLSLSNATLGAVHAASLSVRAIGLALSQARGLEGKHAIKQVDRLLSNSGVDVWRLFAQWVPFVVAERKAVTVTIDWTDFESDDHTTVAIQLVTRHGRATPLLWKTVPKSELAGQRNAHEDALLERLHQVLPSDVEVTVLADRGFGDVALYELLDRLSFGYVIRFRGVVHVESAGGEVHKAKEWVPPTGRPKLLRGARVTQARFGVGAVVCVHQKGMKEAWFLAASSKEATATELVKAYGRRFTCEETHRDIKDLRFGMGLSAIAIGTCERRDRLLLLSAFAMALLTLLGAAGEATGLDRKFRADTRKTREYSLFRQGIIYYGALANMREEWLRPLMEKFAELIREQAVFREAFGFI; translated from the coding sequence ATGTCGAAATCCATAACGCACGCCGAGGTGCATCGGTTCATTGAGGAAGCCGTCGGCCCGGACACCCATGCTAAGCGTGTGCTGTCGCTGTCCAATGCCACCTTGGGCGCCGTGCACGCCGCCAGCCTCTCGGTGAGGGCCATCGGACTGGCGCTCTCCCAGGCGCGGGGGTTGGAAGGCAAGCACGCCATCAAGCAGGTGGACCGACTGCTGTCCAACTCTGGCGTCGACGTGTGGCGACTGTTCGCGCAGTGGGTGCCCTTCGTGGTGGCCGAGCGCAAAGCGGTGACAGTCACCATTGACTGGACGGACTTCGAGTCGGACGACCACACCACGGTCGCCATCCAGCTTGTCACCCGCCACGGCCGCGCCACGCCGTTGCTGTGGAAGACGGTGCCCAAGAGCGAGTTGGCCGGGCAGCGCAATGCCCATGAGGACGCGTTGCTGGAGCGATTGCACCAGGTGCTGCCCTCCGACGTGGAGGTGACGGTGCTCGCGGACCGAGGATTCGGAGACGTCGCCCTGTATGAATTGCTGGACAGACTCAGCTTCGGCTACGTCATTCGCTTTCGTGGCGTCGTGCACGTCGAAAGTGCCGGAGGGGAGGTGCACAAGGCGAAGGAGTGGGTGCCCCCGACGGGCCGTCCGAAGTTGCTGCGCGGAGCGCGCGTCACCCAGGCCCGTTTCGGCGTGGGTGCCGTCGTCTGCGTGCACCAGAAGGGAATGAAAGAGGCCTGGTTTCTGGCGGCCAGCAGCAAGGAAGCCACTGCCACCGAGTTGGTGAAGGCCTACGGACGTCGCTTCACCTGCGAGGAGACGCACCGGGACATCAAGGACTTGCGCTTCGGCATGGGCCTGTCCGCCATCGCTATCGGCACCTGCGAGCGCCGCGACAGACTGTTGCTGCTGTCCGCCTTCGCCATGGCGCTGCTGACGCTGCTCGGCGCTGCGGGCGAAGCGACGGGGCTCGACAGGAAGTTCCGCGCCGACACCCGTAAGACGCGCGAGTACTCTCTCTTTCGGCAAGGCATCATCTACTACGGCGCCCTCGCCAACATGCGAGAGGAGTGGCTCCGCCCCCTCATGGAGAAATTCGCCGAGCTCATCCGCGAGCAGGCCGTCTTCCGCGAGGCATTCGGCTTCATTTGA
- the cas2 gene encoding CRISPR-associated endonuclease Cas2 translates to MAEPRRWYLITYDIRDPKRWRKVHGLLKGYGEWLQLSVFRCSLTDRDREKLRWELSRRMDAVDTLLVIGLCGGCVERVRAINAKEDWPEEPAPFKVL, encoded by the coding sequence ATGGCCGAGCCGAGGCGTTGGTATCTGATTACCTATGACATCCGCGACCCGAAGCGGTGGCGGAAGGTGCATGGCCTGCTGAAGGGCTATGGGGAGTGGTTGCAGCTCTCCGTCTTCCGTTGCTCGCTGACGGACCGGGACCGGGAGAAGCTGCGCTGGGAGCTGTCGCGGCGGATGGACGCCGTGGATACGTTGCTGGTGATTGGCCTGTGCGGCGGGTGCGTGGAGCGCGTGCGCGCCATCAACGCGAAGGAGGACTGGCCGGAGGAGCCCGCACCGTTCAAGGTGCTGTAG
- a CDS encoding CRISPR-associated helicase/endonuclease Cas3 — MKRLLAKSTATPDRPEGEATLLGHTALVLSAARRLLEHRGRASLLAAGLDPALEPRLRRIVLLAAALHDLGKCSEHFQSMLRRKRDAPQWVRHEALSLWLCWPGQPLSAWLLRDVSELDLGLALVCVAAHHRKFQADAFAPEDAGAGLTVELLVQHEDFTRTLARIAEELSLSAPPVFTAPLLLRATRTAHPRDQLQAWQEDFERTIPASAMDARLLAVCKALVLAADVAGSALPRSGERQDWVDRQLTAPHPGEALLAVVERRLAGRMPRPFQEAVARCAAPLTLVRAGCGSGKTAAAYLWAARQHPGRPLWLTYPTMGTATEGFRDYLHGADVDARLQHSRAEVDFDIFGLRDGAARELGSREQDRLDALRSWGVDAMSCTADTVLGLVQSQRQGLYAWPALCAACVVFDEVHAYDDRLFGCLLRFLEALPGIPALLMTASLPAARLGALREVCERVHGQRLAEVDGPEDLEALPRYQRLDVAEPWALVARCLEGNGKVLWVSNTVERCMRTAEVATSHGAHALLYHSRFRYADRVHRHGDVIETFATPDRAVFASTTQVAEMSLDLSADLLVTDLAPIAALIQRLGRLNRRSTPERPGPVRPFVVLPFDGPPYGAPDLREARAWLERLGTDPLSQQDLVDAWSPSTVASPRRASSTWLDGRFDTWPAPCRDGSPSLTVLLEKDAEDVRTGAVSAHKVTLPMNLPPDSFRWRAWPRAGRLPYPIPPAHLLEYDELRGARWRKP, encoded by the coding sequence GTGAAACGGCTGCTGGCGAAGAGCACGGCCACGCCCGACAGGCCCGAGGGCGAGGCCACGCTGCTGGGGCACACCGCCCTGGTGCTGTCAGCCGCCCGCCGGCTGCTGGAGCACCGGGGGCGCGCGTCGCTCCTGGCCGCGGGGCTGGACCCGGCGCTGGAGCCCCGGCTGCGGCGCATCGTCCTGCTCGCCGCCGCGCTCCATGACCTGGGCAAGTGCAGCGAGCACTTCCAGTCCATGCTGCGCCGCAAGCGTGACGCGCCGCAGTGGGTTCGCCACGAAGCGCTCTCGCTGTGGCTCTGCTGGCCGGGACAGCCGCTCTCCGCGTGGCTCCTGCGGGACGTGAGCGAGCTGGACCTGGGCCTGGCGCTGGTCTGCGTGGCCGCCCATCACCGCAAGTTCCAGGCAGACGCCTTCGCGCCCGAGGACGCCGGCGCGGGGCTGACGGTGGAGCTCCTGGTCCAGCACGAAGACTTCACCCGGACGCTGGCGCGAATCGCCGAGGAGCTGTCGCTCTCCGCCCCTCCGGTGTTCACCGCGCCCCTCCTGCTCCGCGCCACGCGGACGGCGCACCCGCGTGACCAGCTCCAGGCGTGGCAGGAGGACTTCGAGCGGACCATCCCCGCCAGCGCCATGGACGCGCGGCTCCTGGCCGTGTGCAAGGCGCTGGTGCTCGCGGCCGACGTGGCGGGCTCGGCGCTGCCTCGGAGCGGGGAGCGGCAGGACTGGGTGGACCGCCAGCTCACCGCGCCTCATCCCGGCGAGGCCCTGCTCGCCGTGGTCGAGCGTCGCCTCGCGGGCCGAATGCCCAGGCCGTTCCAGGAGGCCGTGGCCCGCTGCGCCGCGCCGCTGACGCTGGTCCGAGCGGGCTGTGGCAGTGGCAAGACGGCCGCCGCGTACCTCTGGGCCGCGCGCCAGCACCCCGGCCGTCCGTTGTGGCTCACGTACCCAACCATGGGCACGGCCACGGAGGGCTTCCGGGACTACCTCCACGGCGCGGACGTGGATGCCCGGTTGCAGCACTCCCGGGCGGAGGTGGACTTCGACATCTTCGGCCTCCGGGACGGCGCGGCGCGGGAGCTGGGCTCCCGGGAGCAGGACCGCCTGGACGCGCTCCGCTCCTGGGGCGTGGACGCGATGAGCTGCACGGCCGACACGGTGCTGGGGCTCGTCCAGAGCCAGCGGCAGGGGCTCTACGCCTGGCCCGCGCTGTGCGCGGCCTGCGTCGTCTTCGACGAAGTCCATGCCTACGATGACCGGCTCTTCGGCTGCCTGCTGCGCTTCCTGGAGGCCCTGCCAGGAATCCCCGCGCTGTTGATGACCGCCAGCCTCCCCGCCGCGCGGCTCGGTGCGCTGCGCGAGGTGTGCGAGCGCGTCCACGGCCAGCGCCTCGCGGAGGTCGATGGGCCGGAGGACCTGGAGGCCCTGCCGCGCTACCAGCGGTTGGACGTCGCGGAGCCGTGGGCGCTGGTGGCGCGGTGCTTGGAGGGGAACGGCAAGGTGCTGTGGGTCAGCAATACGGTGGAGCGCTGCATGCGGACCGCCGAGGTCGCGACGTCGCATGGCGCTCACGCGCTGCTGTACCACAGCCGCTTCCGCTACGCGGACCGCGTCCACCGCCATGGGGACGTCATCGAGACCTTCGCCACGCCGGACCGCGCGGTGTTCGCATCGACGACGCAGGTCGCGGAGATGAGCCTGGACCTGTCGGCGGACCTGCTCGTCACGGACCTGGCGCCCATCGCCGCGCTCATCCAGCGCCTGGGGCGGCTCAATCGCCGGAGCACGCCGGAGCGGCCCGGCCCCGTGCGGCCGTTCGTGGTGCTCCCCTTCGATGGGCCGCCCTATGGCGCGCCGGACCTGCGCGAGGCGCGTGCCTGGTTGGAGCGTCTGGGAACGGACCCGTTGAGCCAGCAGGACCTGGTGGACGCCTGGTCGCCGTCCACGGTGGCGTCACCGCGACGGGCGTCCAGCACCTGGCTGGATGGTCGCTTCGACACCTGGCCCGCGCCGTGCCGCGATGGGAGCCCCAGCCTCACGGTCCTCCTGGAGAAGGACGCGGAGGACGTCCGGACAGGCGCGGTGAGCGCTCACAAGGTCACCTTGCCCATGAACCTCCCGCCGGACTCCTTCCGCTGGCGAGCGTGGCCGCGCGCGGGCCGGCTGCCGTACCCCATCCCTCCGGCGCACCTGCTGGAGTACGACGAACTGCGAGGTGCGCGATGGCGAAAGCCGTGA
- a CDS encoding Tox-REase-5 domain-containing protein: MAGAVGGFVARGTAQEDAWEKLLTDAGLEERDERPMGGALSPTQAARLLGVLLRRPVTLGTFPPRMAVGYLLREVLEEGEVSRDELLRRVERFARVAVLRPDGYLAWTRTGRTQQKAAPVEWRDGAFRAGPFELGRFYVSNGFVFQLADERLAPVEGSVFVEVYDDADYVGRTLDGAEAAFVKLALSIGHFFTYPLDSIASLKNLPAGVAALIESSPEYFERFRYMTRGEQVQAIAELATNLLVTTGTATGTTRTITGALAGAEATVPVLSLSARGALAIERVAVPVGRAAAVLGGGPGATLILHRANTAAPGAGPSKGPGQWGPAKESMKPPARRYQEQITGHGADEAYWVGGMSAAEGGVKFDGFKDGVLLEAKGPNYANKFEDSLEPRFWFANSGAAEMVKQAQRQIESVRGMGIPIEWHVAEAKVAEAIELLFERNQVSEIRVVHTPPL; the protein is encoded by the coding sequence GTGGCGGGAGCCGTTGGGGGCTTCGTTGCGCGTGGCACCGCGCAGGAGGATGCGTGGGAGAAGTTGCTGACGGACGCCGGGCTGGAAGAGCGAGACGAGCGGCCCATGGGTGGCGCGCTCTCGCCGACACAGGCGGCGCGCCTTCTGGGGGTGCTGCTCCGTAGGCCGGTGACGCTCGGCACCTTCCCGCCGCGAATGGCCGTGGGCTATCTGCTGCGCGAGGTGCTGGAGGAAGGCGAGGTGTCCCGAGACGAGCTGCTGCGCCGCGTGGAACGCTTCGCCCGGGTGGCGGTGCTACGGCCTGACGGGTACCTGGCCTGGACGCGCACCGGCCGCACGCAGCAGAAGGCCGCGCCCGTGGAGTGGAGGGACGGTGCCTTCCGTGCGGGCCCCTTCGAGCTGGGGCGCTTCTACGTGAGCAACGGCTTCGTCTTCCAGCTCGCGGACGAACGGCTGGCTCCTGTCGAGGGCTCGGTGTTCGTGGAGGTTTACGACGACGCAGACTACGTGGGCCGCACCCTGGACGGAGCCGAAGCGGCCTTCGTGAAGCTGGCGCTCTCCATCGGCCACTTCTTCACCTACCCGCTGGACAGCATCGCCTCACTGAAGAATCTGCCCGCTGGAGTGGCCGCGCTCATCGAATCGTCCCCGGAATACTTCGAGCGCTTCCGGTACATGACGCGCGGTGAGCAGGTGCAGGCCATCGCGGAGTTGGCCACGAACCTCCTCGTGACGACGGGCACCGCCACGGGTACCACGCGCACGATTACAGGGGCACTGGCCGGTGCCGAAGCAACGGTGCCGGTGCTGTCGCTGTCCGCGCGGGGAGCGCTGGCGATTGAGCGTGTCGCGGTGCCGGTGGGAAGGGCGGCGGCTGTTCTGGGCGGTGGACCTGGAGCCACGCTCATCCTTCACCGGGCCAACACGGCAGCGCCTGGCGCCGGGCCATCGAAGGGACCTGGGCAGTGGGGTCCTGCGAAGGAGTCCATGAAGCCGCCTGCCCGGCGCTATCAGGAGCAGATCACGGGACATGGCGCCGACGAGGCATACTGGGTCGGCGGTATGAGTGCGGCAGAGGGTGGTGTGAAGTTCGACGGCTTCAAGGACGGCGTGCTACTGGAGGCAAAGGGGCCTAACTACGCCAACAAGTTCGAGGACAGCCTCGAGCCTAGATTCTGGTTCGCGAACTCAGGGGCAGCGGAGATGGTCAAGCAAGCACAGCGGCAGATCGAAAGTGTGCGTGGCATGGGCATCCCCATCGAATGGCATGTGGCCGAGGCGAAGGTGGCCGAGGCAATCGAGTTGCTCTTCGAGCGCAACCAGGTCAGCGAGATCAGAGTTGTCCACACCCCTCCCCTCTGA